GACCTAACCAACAAGGAGATACCCTTAACTGCAGCTGCTACGCTTCTTCACGAGTCGCTCTATCTTCTTAGAACGAGAACAATGCCTGAGACGAAAGCCGTTTCGACCTTGGACAATGTAGTGGTGAAGTCACCCAACGATCGGAGACTATACAGAGTCATTGAATTGGAGAACGGATTGTCTGCTCTCCTCATTCACGATCCAGACATTTATCCCGAAGGCTTCCCGGCGGATGGCCAGATTCAAATGGATGAAGACGACGAGGAggacggagaagaagaagaagaagaagatagtgacGGAAgctatgaagatgatgaagatgacgAGGAAGATGAGGAAGGAGATGAGGATGAAGTAGAAGGGAAAGGAGATCACCACACCAAAAAGGTTTTTTCGATTTAAGATATTAGAATCCTTTCTTACTCTTtgtcaaattttgattttgaactCGTATGGCGTTTCAGGCAGCTGCGGCTATGTGCGTTGCAATGGGTAGCTTCTTGGATCCTCCGGAGGCGCAAGGCTTGGCTCATTTTCTCGGTATTTTCCATATTTCTCTGAGTTTTTTACTACAGTTTGACTATTTGAATCACTCTCtcatgtttatgttttgtgCAGAGCACATGCTTTTTATGGGTAGCACCGAGTTCCCCGATGAGAATGAAGTAAGCATAATGGATGATTGATTACATCTTTTCAACGATTAATtcttaaatttgttttgttagaaTTATGTATCTTTTGGgttgactttgttttttttggcttCTAGTATGATAGCTACTTGTCTAAGCATGGAGGATCCTCTAACGCCTACACCGAAATGGAGCATACTTGCTATCACTTTGAAGTCAAAAGAGAGTTCCTTCAAGGCGCCTTGAAAAGGTACTAAATTTGGTTTTGGTTGCGCTGCTAGCTTCAGTTGTCTTTGACTCTTTGTAATTGTCAACTGCTGTAAAATTACCAAGGAAGGCGATATATATGATGTTTTGGTTATGCCTGCGTCGAGTTTGTtatgcattttttttaatttcagttttatgATGATACAGTTACAGTAAAGGAATATGCATAGTCTATATATCCTTCTTGATCCTTAAACGTTAATGCTGTCCCTAATATCTCTTCACTTGCATTTCACCTAAATCATTTGCTGTAGAACATTTTCCGTAGGCAATATTTGAGCCTGCTGTTAGGTTtaatctttcctttttttttgctttttttgttttgttctttggaACAGTTATTTGACCTTAGTTTGTCTTCTTGTTAAATAGGTTCTCTCAGTTCTTTGTTGCACCGCTCATGAAGACTGAAGCCATGGAACGAGAAGTCCTTGCTGTTGATTCAGGTATTGCCTGTTAATCATAATCTCTCGAAACATTCATCTTCAATCAACATTCAAATAAATTAACCTCTTATATAGTTAAAAACTGTCTTGCTAACAAGATCCAAACTTATAGAATTTAACCAGGCCCTCCAAAATGATGCATGCCGTCTGCAGCAGTTACAGTGCTATACGTCTGGAAAGGGTCATCCTTTTAATAGGTTCTCATGGGGTAAGGACTTGTCGGTGTAACTTTCTTGCCGCACTTAAAAATAATCATGCAATAGTTAATGTTAATCTGTCCCTTTGTGTGCTCTGTAAGGTAACAAGAAGAGCTTGAGTGGTGCAATGGAAAACGGGGTTGATCTACGGGAATGCATCGTGAAATTATACAAGGAATATTACCGCGGTGGATTGATGAAACTCGTCGTCATTGGAGGAGGTATTTTCTTTAGGTTTATGATGTGTTTGGCTCTAATACTTTGGACAAAAATTATTTGGATTCATATACATTGGCTTTTGTTGCTCTTGAGTTTATTGTAATTTTACGGTTACCTATAAAATCTTGCAGAATCTCTCGATATACTTGAAAGCTGGGTTGTAGAACTGTTTGGCGATGTTAAAAAAGGATCCAAAATTAGGCCAACACTGGAGGCAAAAGGTCCTATCTGGGAAGGGGGTAAATTATATCGCCTAGAAGCCGTTAAAGATGTTCATACTCTTGATTTGACATGGACTCTCCCTCCTCTTCGCCAAGCCTATGTGAAGAAGCCGGAGGACTATCTAGCACATCTACTAGGACATGGTGAGTAATCACATCCCTTTTTATCgtttatatattgtttcttaAAGCGTGCTTGTGCATGTAAACTGCATACTGAAGAATGCTGTTTATACCATTATCTTGTTAGAGGGCAAAGGAAGTCTTCTATCATTCCTTAAAGGTAAGGGCTGGGCGACCTCGCTATCTGCTGGTGTTGGAGATGATGGAATTAACCGCTCGTCTTTGGCCTATGTTTTCGGAATGTCCATAAATCTCACTGACTCTGGTTTAGAGAAGGTAtgtgattatcttttaactaagTTAATGCAGGGGTTATTTCAATCGTTTTGAACTGTATATAGCTTTATTTACTGTTGTTCTtctctatttttaatttgttatggTACTCATTGGACCTTATGACAACTTCTATAAACAGATTTATGACATCATTGGTTACGTCTATCAATATCTCAAGTTACTGCGTAATGCGTCACCACAAGAATGGATATTCAAGGAACTCCAAGATATTGGGAACATGGACTTTAGATATGCCGAGGAGCAGGCTGCAGATGATTATGCTGCTGAGCTTTCAGGTTTGTACTTACATGGTCATTCGTCTAGTTTTTTTGAGGCATTAATAGTGGTTAACTTATATGTTGGGATGTAAAGCCTAAATATTTCAGAATTTATCATGTATTGATGATGCATCATGGGGTTAATAAGTAACCATTGAATGTGTTATTGTGCAGAGAATATGCTTGCTTATCCGGTTGAGGACATTATTTATGGTGATTATGTATACCAGACATGGGATCCAAAAATGATAGAAGATCTCATGGGTTTCTTCATACCAAAAAACATGAGGATTGATGTTGTTTCAAAATCCATCAAGTCAGAAGGTACTTTAGAGATTTGTTGAGTCTTATAACTTTTTTGGATTGCATATTTCTCACTATCTTTCTCTTGAAAACTTCCTTGTTTCAGAGTTCCAAACTGAGCCTTGGTTCGGTTCTCATTACATAGAAGAAGTTGTTCCATTGGCGTTGATGGAAACATGGAGCAATCCTTCAGAAGTGGATAAATCTTTGCATCTCCCTTCAGAGAACCAATTCATCCCTTCTGATTTTTCCATCCGAGCTATTAATTCTGATGGAGATCCCAAAAGTCAGTCTCCCCCTAGATGTATAATTGATGAACCGTTGATGAAGTTCTGGTACAAGCTTGACGAAACGTTCAAGGTTCCCCGTGCAAATACATACTTCCGCATAAATTTGAAGGGGGCATATGGCAGTGTGAAGAACTGCCTTTTGACGGAATTATTTATCAACCTTCTGAAAGATGATCTAAATGAGATCATATACCAGGCAAGTCCCTACCTTTCAGGATGatctttttatatgtttttgtttttttactgaCTTTagtatctgattttttttgcaGGCCAGTATAGCAAAACTTGAAACTTCTTTATCTATGTATGGTGATAAACTAGAGCTTAAAGTGTATGGGTTTAACGAAAAAATTCCAGCTCTCTTATCAAAAATCTTAGCCATAGCCAAATCCTTCATGCCAAGCCTGGACCGATTTAAGGTATGTGAAATTTGAATGTATAATTGTCATGCTTTTTAGTCTCAGTCTCCTCATTCTTTTTCTCTATCTAACGTTGCAggttataaaagaaaacatggaGAGAGGGCTTAGAAATACCAATATGAAGCCTTTGAACCACTCCACATACTTGAGACTGCAACTCTTGTGTAAACGAATCTATGACAGCGACGAGAAGTTGTCTGTACTAAATGATTCGTCTCTCACTGACCTCAACAGCTTCATTCCTGAAGTCCGCTCTCAGGTAACATGCAACAACCAGGATTTCCGTTTTACTTAACACTCAACTACTTGCCTTTGCGATTGTTCTCTGGTTTTTGTTTAAATCGAGCAAAGGTTAGATAAAACGTTTGTTATGCTTGCAGATATTTATTGAGGCTCTGTGCCATGGTAATTTGTCGGAAGACGAAGCAGTAAACATATCAAACATATTCAAAAACAGTTTGACAGTTGAGCCGCTCCCAGTCAAGTCCAGACATGGAGAGCAGATAACGTGCTTCCCTCTGAGTGCCAAACTTGTAAGAGATGTCAATGTGAAGAACAATTCGGAAACGAACTCAGTAGTCGAGGTAAAACGAAAAAAATGACTGTTCTTGTGATGCGAGTCAGCTAAGTAGAAGCTATAGTAGGTTTCTCGGAGATAGTCATGGTTTTGAATTCGAACCTTAATCCTGTTTTGCAGCTTTACTATCAAATCGAGCCAGAGGAAGCTAAGTCAACAAGAATGAAAGCTGTGGTGGATCTCTTTAGTGAAATCATAGAAGAGCCATTGTTCAATCAGTTGAGGTTAGTCATCACATGTTTATCAAGCTTGTTTTACAGATCAAATAGTCtctcatatataaaaaaaagtctCTCAAATAGGAGCAGCTTGGTTATGTTGTCGAGTGTGGTTATGTAATAATGCGTTTTGGTTGTAGGACAAAGGAGCAGCTTGGTTATGTTGTCGAGTGTGGTCCTCGCTTAACTTACCGTGTCCACGGATTCTGTTTCTGTGTTCAATCTTCCAAGTACGGTCCAGTTCATTTGCTCGGGAGAATCGACAATTTCATAAAAGACATTGAAGGGATGCTGGTAAgtttgtaaaaaagaaaagatattaaGATTTGTTAAAGCTTTTTCCGTTTCATTCCACAAATGTTTGTTTGGGTTTTAATTGCAGGAACAACTGGATGAAGAATCCTTTGAAGATTATCGAAGTGGTCTGATTGGTAAATTGTTGGAAAAGGATCCCTCTCTCTTGTCTGAGACAAATGAGTTATGGAGTCAGATTGTTGACAAAAGGTAAAAGATCTCAAGGGTTTTGAAGTATGAgatgtgtatattttatataaaaggtCAATCCACTGACAGGATAGAGTAAACTATGATGTCACAGGTACATGTTTGATTACTCCCAGAAAGAAGCAGAAGAACTAAGAAGCATAGAGAAGAAAGATGTCATCAGTTGGTACAGAACCTACTTCAAAGAATCATCACCTAAATCACGAAGGCTTGCGGTGAGGGTGTGGGGATGCAACACCAATATGAAGGAAACTCAGACAGATACCAAGTCGGTGCAGGTCATCGCAGACGCTGTGGCTTTCAAGTCAACTTCAAAGTTTTACCCAAGCCTCTGCTAATAACACAACACAAGAGTTTTGCttggtctattttttttttgttctctctttgatattttcattaaactcCATTTTATTAAATACCCAAAACCGTTATACTTTGAGAAAAATACCAAAATGTCGGTTTTTGTTATGATTTGAGgatatgtatttaaattatgCTTTGTCGGTTGGTTGGCCGGCTTGTGACATTTTCTAATGAATTAGATTTagcatatttttttatgttctttaatatttgaatttttcatattaaatccagaaattaagaatatatttaaagtttcaGTTAAAATCATACAACTAACGTAAAAagtttttatgatataaatagcttacaaaaatataaatctcaCCCAAAACActgattaaaaattaaaaccattAGATTACGTCAAACTCTAGTACACTAACCCAAATTTCGTTCTTTAAATattaattctaaatcttaatCGTTAAAtgtaactataaaataattttcaagttttcaattagtattattttgatattttgagcTAATTTTGGAATAGAAAAATGTTCAATATTATTTAAGGATATTTCTCtcttatataatatatcaacTAGAAATTTGAAAACGtcatatacttttttaaaaatattattcatttcgtttttagaaaatatttgttgtttcaaaatagatgaaattttgatattttatattatttttagttttactgAAATATAACTAATTAGGTTTTGCAGTTTTTTCAATGACTTGTtgaatgatttttaaattatatttttataattacttttgaaagattttttttaaaaaaattttgtaCATCAAGAAGTACagtatta
The sequence above is a segment of the Raphanus sativus cultivar WK10039 unplaced genomic scaffold, ASM80110v3 Scaffold3296, whole genome shotgun sequence genome. Coding sequences within it:
- the LOC108823061 gene encoding nardilysin-like; amino-acid sequence: MPETKAVSTLDNVVVKSPNDRRLYRVIELENGLSALLIHDPDIYPEGFPADGQIQMDEDDEEDGEEEEEEDSDGSYEDDEDDEEDEEGDEDEVEGKGDHHTKKAAAAMCVAMGSFLDPPEAQGLAHFLEHMLFMGSTEFPDENEYDSYLSKHGGSSNAYTEMEHTCYHFEVKREFLQGALKRFSQFFVAPLMKTEAMEREVLAVDSEFNQALQNDACRLQQLQCYTSGKGHPFNRFSWGNKKSLSGAMENGVDLRECIVKLYKEYYRGGLMKLVVIGGESLDILESWVVELFGDVKKGSKIRPTLEAKGPIWEGGKLYRLEAVKDVHTLDLTWTLPPLRQAYVKKPEDYLAHLLGHEGKGSLLSFLKGKGWATSLSAGVGDDGINRSSLAYVFGMSINLTDSGLEKIYDIIGYVYQYLKLLRNASPQEWIFKELQDIGNMDFRYAEEQAADDYAAELSENMLAYPVEDIIYGDYVYQTWDPKMIEDLMGFFIPKNMRIDVVSKSIKSEEFQTEPWFGSHYIEEVVPLALMETWSNPSEVDKSLHLPSENQFIPSDFSIRAINSDGDPKSQSPPRCIIDEPLMKFWYKLDETFKVPRANTYFRINLKGAYGSVKNCLLTELFINLLKDDLNEIIYQASIAKLETSLSMYGDKLELKVYGFNEKIPALLSKILAIAKSFMPSLDRFKVIKENMERGLRNTNMKPLNHSTYLRLQLLCKRIYDSDEKLSVLNDSSLTDLNSFIPEVRSQIFIEALCHGNLSEDEAVNISNIFKNSLTVEPLPVKSRHGEQITCFPLSAKLVRDVNVKNNSETNSVVELYYQIEPEEAKSTRMKAVVDLFSEIIEEPLFNQLRTKEQLGYVVECGPRLTYRVHGFCFCVQSSKYGPVHLLGRIDNFIKDIEGMLEQLDEESFEDYRSGLIGKLLEKDPSLLSETNELWSQIVDKRYMFDYSQKEAEELRSIEKKDVISWYRTYFKESSPKSRRLAVRVWGCNTNMKETQTDTKSVQVIADAVAFKSTSKFYPSLC